CTTTTAAGACAAATTGGCTTAAAATATTTATATATAGCATACACATCTATAAAATTTATTATGTATGGAGGAATAAATATGATAGAAACTTACTCTTCACTATTTAACGTTCTAATTCAAGAAATAGTAGACGATAGATTAAAGAATTCACTAACCAATAATATTGACATACAAAAAGAAAAGTCCTTTCAACCTAATTTTGAAGAAGATTTCAGAACAGTTTTTGAAAGATTAGAGGAAAAAGATAAGAAAGCTATAGACGATTATCTGTGCATGAATAATGCTATCAACAGCATCATCTTCTGTGATATGTATAGATATGGTTTTTATGATTGCATTAAACTGTTAAAGGAGTTAAAAGTATTATAATCGCTAACTATGATAACCCCTTTCTTACACATAAATAGAGATACAATTTAGCACTTTTACTATGCTAAGTTGTATCTCTATTCATAATTAATAAACATATTTATTATTGAAGATAAGGGGGTGGCGCCCATGTCAATTTATGAGTGTTTATCTCTAATGATATTATTTGCAATGCTTGTCATTGCAATTTTAGATACGACTAAAACGACAAAAAAATAATCACCCCTGCCCGCAAAGTAGGATTGTGATTATTTTTTATTAGTTTAAAAATGATCGCCAATTGCTCGGCTAATTACTTACTTTTTATAGTTTTATAATACTCATTGTAAATGTCCTGTCAACACTTCAGTAATTCATTATTTATTATTTCCTTCATAACTTTTTATATACAAACAAAATGATAAGACTAAGAGAATTTTTATCTTATTTAATTACGTTCATGATTTTTTGTATAATAATATTATTTATTTAACCTAATGAGTATAAATCGAATGAGTCAATATTCTTCTACCAATTCATAAACTCTAGTAGCTGGTACCATTACATCTCTACAATTGTTCTGCTAATTCTTTAAAAATATTAACTGTAAAACTGTTAAAGTGGTCAGGACTCTTGATGAAATTATCCCACTTGCTATCATAATCACTCGAATCATTTTGAAAGACATAGTCTAACATTTTTTCAGTATCTATACCCGTTAAATTCTCCCAAAACTGTCTATTAGTTTTAATCTCACCTGGTAATGGGTAATAACCATTTGATGCTAAGTTAAATTTTCCTTTTGATGGCTCTGTAAGCAATCCACCTGCCCCTAGGACATTTAGAATAGCTGTACAAAAGCCACAATTAGGTATATCTGTCTCAAAACTAATCTCAGAGTTGGCTGTTAGTGTCCCATCAGTATTTAACTCTAATTTACCATTTTTAAGCAGATCTTCTAAAGCTCTCATTTCAGCGTGTTTTTGATCTTTTGTTGAGTATTCTCCCATTTTCACTCCATCAACTTCAACTGTTGTCTTAGCAATTTGCTGTCCTTCAGCGTTATAAGGATAAATTCTTAACCCATTGTATAGACCTTCAAAGTTTAATTGTAATTGACCCATAGCTTTATCAAATTCTTCAGGTGGTTTAACTATTTTTCTTTGTCTTCTGCGA
The sequence above is a segment of the Vallitalea longa genome. Coding sequences within it:
- a CDS encoding putative holin-like toxin, coding for MSIYECLSLMILFAMLVIAILDTTKTTKK